Part of the Palaemon carinicauda isolate YSFRI2023 chromosome 8, ASM3689809v2, whole genome shotgun sequence genome is shown below.
CGGGAAGGGGCaagtcgttgaccacctgcttaTGTACTGCCCCATTAGCAACATAGATgtcggagagaaggagaggtgcacgTGGCTTCTttcttacccttgagggaggtgcAAAGGGGGCCAAGAGCGTTGGCGATTGCTGGCAGGAAACAGGGATAATAGTTGATGGTAATAAAGAATTCTTGCAGTATTTTGACAGTTAAGGGGGcgaggaagttctgaacagctgctacctttccAGGGAGGGGGCAGaatcctaagaatgatactttgttggcaaTGAATAtatacttgtcataccggactataaGGAcgtctgttgtaggcggtcgagcacgatgcatatATGACGAGggcgttcctcttttgaggaggagagcacaaatatgtcatccacgtaacatgcaCAGATGGGGAAGTCCTCTAAAATGCTGACCATGAGACATTCCAAATTAGCATTAGCCTTATGAAGGCCAaaaccaggagtaattgaaggtgtatgtactaaaggAGTTTGTAATGTCGGTATCGGGGTTGTTTTCTGGGCTcataggcacctgaaaataccTATTCAAGAGGTCAAGAAagccttcactttgtgcaagtaggaggtcacgtcaacgGTGTTTGGGGGAGGTAGTGacctggttctgtctgcatgttcaaaaaCCTGTAACGCGTACACGGACTCAGAGAGccctctttcttcaggacgatgtgtaaggttgacaaccatgggtttgaggccttttggcaaaggtccatttctacCATTTCGGCGAATGTTTATTTAGGAGCGCCAAGCGATCCTCTGCCAAATGTCTGAATCTGGTAAACAATGGTAGTCCCataatcttgatatggtgataaataccgtgtttagcGGAAGCCGCAAGCGTTTGATAAGGTtttagatggaaaacttttggGTATGACATaaggaggttggcgtaggcatccaTATGTGTGGTGAGGTGGAGAGCCAGATTGGAGGTGgtgggttggagaggtgttgaggagtacATATCCGAGTTCACTAACAGACGGTGAGCGACAACAACCAGGAGTTGGGAATGTGAGAGTAAGTCCACACCAAGTATTGCCAATGTGACATCAGCCACGAGAAACTTTTGATTATGGATGGGTGTCACAGGTATGTTGACAGGTACCAGGTGGATGCCAGCAGAATTGGGCAGACAACGACTTCTCCTGGAGagtagccttggcagaagagaTCCGCAAGCACCCATgtgtaccaaaaattgcacaccacTACCTGGATCATGTGAAAAATAAGATAAGTGATAGGGGAAGCCCCCAATGGAAGCAATGGCATACTTACACATATTTTGGCAACTGACaaccgttcaaactttttttttgcagcttggtTGActttggagtagtagtagcataactgctgcCGATGGGCATCCGTAAGTGGttggagaggttgttggttggggcgtaagTGAGGAGTGGTATATGTTGGTGGTGGGAGTCTTTGTCTCTGCTCTGGCACGCCATAGGGCGGGCAATTGTATCCTagtgcattcatgtcagctttggtcgatgttgaatagttgtccacttcgtcaggattGGAGGTCACCAATTCTCATattgccagttaggtgataactgaaagacTAGATGAATGCAACTAGCTTTGTTTCAACAAACAGAGAGCTTTctatacaacagtttcagtgtaagaaATTGAAAATACTCAAATAgatcaatgcaagaaaaaaaaaactggcataaACAGTTTTCTACTGTGCGATAtccaataaaaaaacagaaatacgtAACAATATATGAGTGTAAAACACATGCGGGACAGTGTGGTCCCCTAGTCATTCATCGCTTTTACTCGTCAAACAAGTTGTTGAAAGTACTTCAGACGCTCATGGAGGATGTGTTAACATTGGTTGAGATTGACTGAAGATCCCCGCTTCCTTGTTGGTATATTAAGTTGCCAAAAAGCATTCGCTGCTAAAGCTTCCGACCAAATGACCACTACAAGTCAAACACAGCTTATTTCGATTGTAAGAAGCCTGTTTGCCTGCAGCATCAAGCTGTTATGTCTTAACTGTACTTGATGGTCATTTTAGGTAAGGTAGaaa
Proteins encoded:
- the LOC137645223 gene encoding uncharacterized protein, which codes for MACQSRDKDSHHQHIPLLTYAPTNNLSNHLRMPIGSSYATTTPKSTKLQKKSSGVQFLVHMGACGSLLPRLLSRRSRCLPNSAGIHLVPVNIPVTPIHNQKFLVADVTLAILGVDLLSHSQLLVVVAHRLLVNSDMYSSTPLQPTTSNLALHLTTHMDAYANLLMSYPKVFHLKPYQTLAASAKHGIYHHIKIMGLPLFTRFRHLAEDRLALLNKHSPKW